Proteins encoded together in one Prunus dulcis chromosome 3, ALMONDv2, whole genome shotgun sequence window:
- the LOC117623190 gene encoding cyclin-dependent protein kinase inhibitor SMR6, with amino-acid sequence MGFSKKSQVDGGLESEGKKWVIAGISVRTSLKPINTKLRAKESEAGEEEEASSTTPTAKEARIPEIFSCPPAPRKSRPPSRCNFNGVREFFTPPDLDSVFKLHVEKAN; translated from the coding sequence ATGGGTTTTTCAAAGAAGTCCCAAGTGGATGGAGGCCTAGAATCCGAAGGCAAGAAGTGGGTAATCGCCGGAATCTCAGTACGAACCTCGTTAAAGCCGATAAACACGAAACTGAGAGCTAAAGAAAGCGAagctggagaagaagaagaggcatCTTCAACAACCCCAACAGCCAAAGAAGCCAGAATACCTGAGATTTTTTCATGCCCGCCAGCCCCAAGAAAAAGCCGGCCTCCTTCAAGATGTAACTTCAATGGTGTGAGGGAGTTCTTTACCCCACCCGATTTGGACTCAGTGTTCAAACTCCATGTTGAGAAGGCAAATTGA
- the LOC117622604 gene encoding F-box/LRR-repeat protein 4 has translation MDKLLCDELVQEIFQRLPPSTSSSVSLVSKRWLYLYRTSKTSLSLRLTPHDYTIPSLSSLLSHYPFLSSLSLLLHPDPTTTKSTTFADHLLLLVSSFCPQLHGLRFLAGPVSLSSLTSLSAACTQLTYLCINLSRPLFLMWILNFPSLKELSILVCCGEGLEQAVDVNTEYGFCADDNSDAELGLESLCLSGIGADDWGLGWLWRSCRKLKKLQFRSCEGIGDGGSFSSFVRCLQGVQEVELRTCRTIIDGVLVKLAENCDSLTSLLVYDGGSREGLLRFFSQSHCNLQKLDLRLPLDLKNDHLLAVAMNFRSLSSLKLQSCCLVSGEGLRALGAAVSSGLEELALVNCDVVEREPGLLSTLGQNFRQLRKLDLSYNEMLVDKELASMLFSCNYLVDLRLRGCKGLTNAAMVSVFKSCKYLENVDIIRCCGIQAEAIEFFVMNSPQLRQVQVEQSKISDAAKTWASRKFIEAVA, from the coding sequence atggataAGTTGCTATGTGATGAACTTGTACAAGAAATCTTCCAAAGACTTCCACCATCAACATCCTCTTCAGTTTCTCTGGTCTCCAAGCGCTGGCTTTACCTCTACCGAACCTCCAAaacctccctctctctccgccTTACCCCTCATGATTACACCATCCCTTCTCTgtcctcccttctctctcactacccttttctttcttctctctctcttctcttacATCCTGACCCCACCACCACAAAATCAACCACTTTTGCTGATCATCTCCTTCTCTTAGTCTCTTCCTTTTGTCCCCAGCTTCACGGCCTGAGGTTTTTGGCTGGTCCTGtctccctctcctctctcacttctctctctgcaGCATGTACCCAACTCACCTATCTGTGTATCAATCTCTCCAGGCCTCTGTTCCTCATGTGGATTCTCAATTTCCCTTCTTTGAAGGAATTGTCAATCTTGGTTTGCTGTGGGGAAGGTCTTGAACAAGCTGTTGATGTCAATACGGAATATGGGTTCTGTGCAGACGACAATTCTGATGCAGAATTGGGTTTGGAAAGTCTTTGTTTATCTGGAATTGGAGCTGATGATTGGGGTTTGGGTTGGCTTTGGAGAAGCTGTAGAAAGCTGAAGAAATTGCAGTTTAGGAGCTGTGAAGGGATTGGTGATGGAGGGTCTTTTTCGTCCTTTGTTAGGTGTTTACAGGGTGTTCAAGAAGTGGAGCTCAGGACTTGTAGGACTATAATTGATGGGGTACTGGTGAAATTGGCCGAGAATTGCGATTCTCTGACTTCTCTTTTGGTTTATGATGGTGGTAGCAGAGAGGGTCTGCTTAGGTTCTTTAGCCAAAGCCATTGTAACTTGCAAAAACTCGACCTTCGATTACCTCTCGACCTTAAAAATGATCATCTATTGGCTGTCGCAATGAATTTCAGAAGCCTTTCAAGTCTTAAACTTCAAAGCTGCTGTCTTGTCAGTGGTGAAGGCCTCAGGGCTCTTGGGGCCGCCGTGAGTTCTGGCCTTGAAGAATTGGCTCTAGTAAATTGTGATGTGGTTGAAAGGGAACCAGGGTTGTTGTCCACATTAGGACAGAATTTCAGGCAACTGAGGAAATTGGATTTGTCTTATAATGAAATGTTGGTGGACAAAGAGCTCGCATCAATGCTATTTTCATGTAACTATTTGGTTGATTTGAGGTTGAGAGGATGTAAAGGGCTGACTAATGCAGCCATGGTTTCTGTGTTTAAGAGCTGCAAGTATTTGGAGAATGTTGATATCATTCGCTGTTGTGGGATACAAGCTGAGGCAATTGAGTTTTTTGTTATGAACTCTCCTCAGCTGAGACAGGTGCAGGTCGAGCAAAGCAAGATATCGGATGCTGCAAAGACTTGGGCCTCACGTAAGTTCATTGAGGCTGTTGCTTGA
- the LOC117622602 gene encoding glycosylphosphatidylinositol anchor attachment 1 protein, translated as MVAEKESESETHPIPRARPKPRPIVQLGIFLISHSLLFSVVFSTAGVLALLLLPVLAKNTYISENALMPGSVAPMLSNQEVAEANRLVKDLTSLNSKPLASAIGSQRLISQYMSNLGAEVSHHKFHPQLNQFHPLHFFSSPDSGRVEQNISCALHGVNTVGIIRAPRGDGKEAIVLVTPFNSVKLNLNEALSLAIAYSVFSLLTRVPWLAKDVIWLVADSQFGEYSGVAAWLRDYHTPVFSGLGTLDAEMCPESNNIYGLNENLSTKRTIYDGFKRAGTMAAALVIKVADRSEQYEDSLSIYAEASNGQMPNLDLINIVNYLAVHRQGLRVKVEKFWPLLGLKWLKTLGEIFESLGHLARSVNPQWKFGIPAADYIEGSATLASSLYYQALGVPTGPHGAFRDYQVDAITLEIFPKVSSLDNKVRQNDFLLRSGRLIEGVIRSVNNLLEKFHQSFFLYLLTSPGKFVSVGVYMIAFALLVAPLPMVAASLYVDASNSDYSLKIDKPAPFANASDEPCITLKSWKWLFAAKKVFFVHLWGSVVSLLPYFICQIPSCTPTTSFIIWVFLSILSLVVMYIVLASPSSHANESQPQRGEWAILKSVTLSAAFIGLCLMSVINFASAEIGGLLMVPMCLMAHPLKLDVKARSIRTVSRVVYNLVLGFIGFPPVAFIVLKGAFEGFSGVNVGDFWSWVESLWAWNSATYLYIGMVYLPCWVLCIHILFHRC; from the exons ATGGTGGCTGAGAAGGAGAGCGAGAGCGAGACACACCCTATACCTAGAGCTCGACCTAAACCTAGACCAATTGTACAGTTGGGGATCTTCCTCATCTCTCACAGCCTCCTCTTCAG TGTCGTTTTCTCCACAGCTGGGGTTCTGGCTCTTTTGCTGCTTCCGGTTCTCGCCAAGAACACCTACATCTCCGAGAATGCCCTTATGCCAG GCTCTGTGGCTCCTATGCTCTCCAATCAGGAGGTTGCAGAGGCTAATAGATTGGTCAAGGATTTGACTTCATTGAATTCCAAGCCTCTCGCTTCGGCAAT AGGAAGTCAAAGACTCATATCACAGTACATGTCAAACTTGGGCGCTGAAGTTAGTCATCATAAGTTCCACCCTCAATTAAATCAGTTTCACCCTCTGCACTTCTTTTCTAGCCCTGATTCTGGAAGAGTTGAGCAGAACATCAGTTGTGCATTGCATGGTGTCAACACTGTTGGAATTATCAGAGCACCGCGTGGTGATGGGAAAGAAGCTATTGTCTTGGTTACACCTTTCAATTCAGTGAAACTTAACCTGAATGAGGCCTTATCCTTGGCCATTGCATACTCCGTGTTTTCCTTGCTCACTAGAGTTCCTTGGCTGGCCAAGGATGTTATATGGCTCGTTGCAGATTCCCAATTTGGAGAGTATTCTGGAGTTGCTGCTTGGCTAAGAGACTATCACACTCCTGTATTTAGTGGACTGGGCACGCTAGATGCAGAAATGTGTCCGGAAAGCAATAATATTTATGGACTGAATGAGAACCTTTCTACAAAAAGGACGATTTATGATGGATTTAAACGCGCTGGGACAATGGCTGCGGCCCTTGTCATCAAGGTTGCAGATCGAAGTGAACAATATGAGGATAGTCTCAGCATCTATGCGGAAGCATCCAACGGGCAGATGCCAAATCTTGACCTCATCAATATTGTGAATTATTTAGCAGTGCATAGGCAAGGTTTGCGGGTGAAGGTGGAGAAATTTTGGCCTTTACTTGGCTTGAAGTGGCTCAAGACTTTGGGTGAAATATTTGAATCACTAGGACATTTGGCTAGAAGTGTAAATCCCCAATGGAAATTTGGTATCCCAGCTGCAGATTATATTGAGGGCAGTGCTACACTCGCAAGTTCGTTGTACTACCAG GCTTTGGGTGTCCCCACTGGCCCCCACGGTGCCTTTCGTGATTACCAAGTTGATGCAATTACTTTGGAAATTTTTCCCAAAGTTTCTTCTTTGGATAACAAAGTCAGGCAAAATGACTTTCTTTTACGAAGTGGCCG ATTAATTGAAGGAGTCATACGGTCAGTAAACAACCTCCTAGAGAAGTTTCACCAGTCCTTTTTCCTATACCTATTAACGTCTCCGGGTAAATTTGTGTCGGTGGGAGTTTACATGATTGCTTTTGCACTTCTAGTTGCACCACTTCCAATGGTGGCAGCTTCTCTCTATGTTGATGCCAGTAACTCCGATTATAGTCTAAAAATAGACAAACCTGCTCCTTTTGCCAATGCTTCTGATGAACCTTGCATCACTCTCAAATCGTGGAAATGGCTTTTTGCAGCGAAGAAAGTCTTTTTTGTGCACTTGTGGGGCTCTGTTGTTTCATTACTCCCGTATTTCATCTGTCAAATACCCAGTTGCACTCCAACAACCAGCTTTATTATCTGGGTTTTCCTTTCAATACTCAGCCTTGTGGTCATGTACATTGTCTTGGCTTCTCCATCCTCTCATGCCAATGAATCTCAACCTCAAAGAGGAGAATGGGCTATCTTGAAATCAGTAACTCTGTCAGCTGCCTTCATTGGTTTGTGTCTCATGTCAGTCATTAACTTTGCTTCGGCAGAAATTGGGGGTTTACTGATGGTCCCAATGTGCTTGATGGCTCATCCTTTAAAGCTGGATGTTAAAGCTAGGAGCATCAGAACAGTTTCAAGGGTGGTTTATAATCTTGTTCTGGGGTTTATTGGGTTCCCACCAGTTGCTTTTATAGTGTTGAAAGGTGCATTCGAGGGTTTCAGCGGTGTTAATGTAGGCGACTTCTGGTCTTGGGTGGAGTCTCTGTGGGCGTGGAATAGTGCTACTTACCTCTATATCGGTATGGTTTACCTGCCATGCTGGGTTTTGTGTATTCATATTTTGTTTCATCGTTGCTAA
- the LOC117622605 gene encoding 60S ribosomal protein L27a-3-like, protein MTTRFKKNRKKRGHVSAGHGRIGKHRKHPGGRGNAGGMHHHRILFDKYHPGYFGKVGMRYFHRLRNKFHCPIVNLDKLWSLVPQDVKDKAAKGNEAPLLDVTQFGYFKVLGKGVLPSSQPLVVKAKLISKTAEKKIKEAGGAVVLTA, encoded by the coding sequence ATGACGACGAGGTTCAAGAAGAATCGCAAGAAGCGTGGCCACGTCAGCGCCGGGCATGGGCGTATCGGCAAGCACCGCAAGCATCCAGGCGGTCGCGGAAACGCTGGAGGTATGCACCACCATCGGATCCTCTTCGACAAGTACCATCCGGGGTATTTTGGTAAAGTCGGTATGAGGTACTTCCACAGGCTGCGCAACAAGTTCCACTGCCCCATCGTCAACCTCGACAAGCTGTGGTCACTTGTACCCCAGGATGTGAAGGACAAGGCCGCCAAAGGAAACGAGGCCCCATTGCTCGACGTCACCCAGTTCGGCTACTTCAAGGTGTTGGGTAAGGGCGTGTTGCCTAGCTCTCAGCCGTTGGTTGTGAAGGCCAAGCTGATTTCTAAGACCGCCGAGAAGAAGATCAAGGAGGCTGGCGGAGCCGTCGTGCTCACCGCTTAG